The Comamonas endophytica sequence GTGCCCAGCACCGGCGTGCTGGGCTGGGCGGACTGCTGCTCGGCCATCGCGCCCGCATGCCAGGCGGCGCGCCCCGCGTGCGTGGCGTCGGCAAAGGCGCCGGCCATGGCAACGGGGTCCTGCGACAGCGCCACCGCGGTGTTCAGCAGCACGCCGTCGAAGCCCCATTCCATCACCTGGCAGGCATGCGACGGGCGGCCCAGGCCGGCATCGATGATCATCGGCACCGGCAGGCGCTCGCGCAGCGTCTGCAGCGCGTAGGGGTTGACCGGGCCGCGGCCGGTGCCGATCGGCGCGGCCCAAGGCATGACCGCCTGGCAGCCGACATCGACCAGGCGCTGGCACAGCACCAGGTCCTCGGTGCAGTAGGGCAGCACCAGGAAGCCATCCTTGATCAGGATCGACGCCGCCTCGACCAGGTTCAACGTGTCGGGCTGCAGCGTGTAGTCGTCGCCGATCAGCTCGAGCTTGATCCAGGGCGTGTCGAAGACCTCGCGCGCCATCTGCGCCGTCGTCACCGCCTCCTGGATGCTCAGGCACCCGGCGGTGTTGGGCAGCACCGGCACGTCGAGGCGGCGCAGCAGCTCCCAGAAGCTGGCGCCGGTCTCGGCCGCATTGCTGCCCTGGCGGCGCAGCGAGGCGGTGAGCATGGCCGGGCGCGCGCGCTCCACGGCGGCTTCGAGCACTGCGGGCGAGGGGTAGCGCGAGGTGCCCAGCAACAGCCGGCTGGCAAAGCTGTGGCCATACAGGACCAGCGGGTCGGAGATGGGGGTGGTGGTGTTCATGGGAGGCAGATTCCTTGGTGCGGGCAGCTCAGCCGCCGGTGACGGGCGACACGACCTCGACGCGGTCGCCCTCGGACAGCAGCCACTGCGCATACTGCGCGCGCGGCACGAACTGGGTATTGACGGCCACCGCATAGGGCGGGCGCAGCGCCTGCAGCGCCAGCGCATCGGCCAGGCTCGCGCCCTCGGGCAGCGGAAGCGACTTTTGGTTGAGAAGAATGTTCATGCAAAGCTCATCAAGGGGCAGGGGCCGTGTGCACGGCCACATCGAAACGGCGCGCGAGCTGGGAGTCTCCGGTGGCCAGCAGCTCCAGTACCACGTCCAGCATCGCCGGCGAGATCATGAAGCCATGGCGGTAGAGGCCATTGACCTCGATCACGCGCTCGGACAGGCGCCGCACGGCGGGCAGGTTGTCCGGCAGGGTCGGGCGGCACTGGGTGGAGATTTCCACGATGCGCGCCTCGGCAAAGCCCGAATGCACGGTGTAGGCAGCGCTCAGCAGCTCGAGCGTGGAACGCACGCTGGGGGCGGACATGTCGTCGGACTCGATCTCGGTCGCGCCGATGACGAACAGATGGTCCTCCTTGGGCGCGATGTACAGCGGATAGCGCGGATGCACCAGCCGCGTCGGCCGCAGCAAGCGGACCTCGGGCGCATGCACGCGCAGCACCTCGCCGCGCACGCCGCGCAACTGGCGCCAGGCGCCGCGCGCGCCCAGGCCGCGGCAGTCCAGCACCCAGTCGGGCTGGCCCGCAGTGCCGGGCGCGAAGTCGCCCATTTCGCGCGGGGTGTTCCAGTGCATCTCCACATTCAGGCGCGTGAGCGTGGCACGCAGCGCGTCGAGCAGCTGGCGGTTGTCCAGCTGGCCTTCGCCGGGCAGATACACGCCCTGGTTGAAACGGTGCGTGGTGGCCGGCTCGATCTCGTGCAGCGCGCTGCCCGACAGGTTCTGCAGCGCCGGCAGCGTCGGGTTGATGCGGCGGTTCTTCTCGAACAGTGCGCACAGGCGCTGCGCGTCCCCCGCATCCTGGCGGTGCCAGAGCACCAGCGTGCCGTTTTGCTGGAAGAACACTGGCTGGTCCAGGCCGGCGATCAGCTGCGGCCAGCGCTCGAGCGCGTACTGGCCCATGCGCACCACGCCCGGTTCGGTCACGGCCGATTCGGCCAGCGGCGCCAGCATGGCCGCGGCCACGCGCGCCGCCGCGCCGCCGGCCTCGGGGCCCTGGGCGTCATACAGCGCGATGCGGTGGCCCTGGCGCGCGAGCTGGCAGGCCAGCAGGCGGCCCATGAGTCCCGCGCCCAGGATGGCAACGCGCGAGGAAGGTTGAAGGCAAGGCATGGAATGGAGTCGATCGGTCCCGTCAATACGGCAGGACAAACAGGCGCGGCCACGCCCTGGGAAACTCCCCACGCCAGTATGACCTGGATCGGGTGTCGGGGCGGGCAGCGCCAAGGCGCCGCCGGGCGCCTGGCGCCCAGCCCCAGGGTGTTTCTCAGTCGCGCATCGCGTGGCGGCTGCTCAGCCGCTGGCGATGGGACACCCCTGTTTCGTCCGTTGAAGCTTCGATTACAGCACAAGCCGGGCAGCTGCGTGGCTTCGAGGGCGGCTTGGGTCGGGAATCCGCCGCGCGCGCTGCGCCCGTGCGCCTAAGATGATGACTCCATCCGCTGCATCAGGTTCAGAGCCCATGCCCGTTTACCACCAAACCATTGGCGTGCGCCGCCATGTCTTCGACGGATTGGCGCAGTTGCTGGCACGGGCCTCGCCCGAGCGCTCGGGCGACCAACTGGCCGGCGTCGCGGCGCACTCGGCCGAGGAGCGGGTGGCGGCGCAGATGGCGCTTGCCGATGTGCCGCTGGCGCAGTTCCTTCGGGAAGCCATCGTGCCTTATGAGTCCGACGAGGTCACGCGCCTGATCCTCGACGGCCACGATGCGCAGGCCTTCGCACCCGTGGCCCATCTGAGCGTTGGCGGATTTCGCGACTGGCTGCTGTCCGATGCGGTCGACAGCGCCACGCTGGCGGCGCTCGCGCCCGGGCTGACGCCCGAGATGGCGGCCGCGGTATCGAAGCTGATGCGCCACCAGGACCTGATCCAGGTGGCGCGCAAGTGCCAGGTGACGACGCGCTTTCGCAACACCATCGGCCTGCCGGGGCGGCTGTCGACGCGGCTGCAGCCCAACCATCCGACGGATGCGGCCGCGGGCGTGGCCGCCAGCGTGGTGGACGGCCTGATGCATGGCTCGGGCGATGCGACCATCGGCATCAACCCGGCCACGGACAATGTGCCCCGGGTCATGCGCCTGCTGGAGATGCTGGACGCGGTGATCCAGCAATACGGCATTCCCACCCAGTCCTGCGTGCTGACCCATGTCACGAACACGCTGCAGGCGATGGAGCGCGGCGCGCCCGTGGACCTGGTGTTCCAGTCCATTGGCGGCACCGAAGCCACCAACCGCAGCTTCGGCATCGACCTGGCGCTCCTGGGCGAGGCGCAGGCGGCGGCCCTGTCGCTGCAGCGTGGCAGCCTGTTCGGGGATGGGCAGCGCGGGCGCAACGTGATGTATTTCGAGACCGGGCAGGGCAGCGCGCTTTCGGCCCATGCGCACCACGGCTGCGACCAGCAGACCATCGAGGCGCGTGCCTATGCCGTGGCACGGCGCTTCGAGCCGCTGCTGGTCAACACGGTGGTGGGATTCATCGGTCCCGAATATCTGTTCGACGGCCGGCAGATCATCCGCGCCGGGCTCGAGGACCATTTCTGCGGCAAGCTGCTGGGCCTGCCGATGGGCTGCGACATCTGCTACACCAACCATGCCGAGGCCGATCAGAACGACATGGACGTGCTGCTGACGCTGCTGGGCGTGGCCGGCTGCACCTTCGTGATGGGCATTCCGGGCTCGGACGACGTCATGCTCAACTACCAGAGCACCTCCTTCCACGACGCGCTCTATGCGCGGCGCGTGCTGGGGCTGCGGCCCGCACCTGAATTCGAGGCCTGGCTCGAGCGCACGGGCATCTTTTTGCCCGGCGGCGCTGCGCGGCTCGCGCAGGCCGGCGCGGGTCCGTTTGGGCATTTGCTGCCATGAAGGAGGAACCCGCCATGGATGCCTGGGAGCAGCTGCGCCGCTATACGCCGGCGCGCATCGCGCTGGGCCGCAGCGGCATCAGCCTGCCCACCGCGCAGCAGCTGGCCTTCCAGCTGGCCCATGCGCAGGCGCGCGACGCGGTGCACCGGGCGCTCGACATGGATGCCACCGCCGCGGCCATCGAAGCGCTGGGCATGCCCACGCTGCGCGCGCACAGCGCGGCGGCCGATCGCGCCAGCTACCTGCAGCGGCCGGATCTGGGGCGCCAGCTGGACGAAGGGTCGACGCTGGCGCTGCAGTCGGCCGGTATGTGCGAGGCGCCGGACCTGTGCATCGTCGTGGCCGATGGATTGTCGGCGCTGGCGATCGAGAGGCATGCGGCGCCATTCCTGGCGGCATTGCTGGCCCGGCTGCGGCAGGATGCGCCGGCGTGGCGCCTGACCCCGGCGGTGCTGGTCCGGCAGGCGCGCGTGGCCATTGGCGACGGGATCGGCGCCCTGCTGGGCGCGCAGCTGGTGCTGGTGCTGATCGGCGAGCGCCCGGGGCTGAGCTCGCCCGACAGCCTGGGCCTGTACCTGACCTGGACTCCGCGGCGCGGGCGCACGGATGCCGAGCGCAACTGCGTCTCCAACGTGCGCCCCGCGGGCCTGGACTATCCGGAGGCCGCGGCGCGCACCGCCTGGCTGCTGCGCGCGGCGCGCGAGCGCGGCCTCACCGGCGTGGCGCTCAAGGATGAAAGCGCGCCGCTGCCGCGCCTTGAAATGGACCGGGGCGAGGATTTCACTTTGACGCGGCCAGCTTGATCCGGCGCCGCGCAGGGTATGGGATGAACCCTAAAATGCGCCCATGACAAACCCTCTCCCGGCGGACTTCGCCCAGGTGCCCGGCGCGGCGCCTGCTCCCGTGCGCGTTGCGCGCTACCTGCGCGTACTCTCCATTGCCGGCTCCGACAGCGGCGGCGGCGCGGGCATCCAGGCCGACCTGAAGACCTTCAGCGCGCTGGGCTGCTATGGCATGACGGCCATTGCCGCGATCACCGCGCAGAACACCTGCGGCGTGCGCGCGATCCACGCGGTGCCGGCCGAGATGCTCAAGGCGCAGATCGATGCCGTGGTGCAGGACATCGGCGTCGATGCCGTGAAGATCGGCATGCTGGCCACCCCCGACACGGTGCGCGTCGTGGCCGACGCCATCCGCGAATACCAGTTGCCGCACGTGGTGCTGGACCCGGTGATGGTGGCCACCAGCGGCGACCGCCTGGTGGCGGCCGAGACCGCCGATGCGCTGGTGCGCGAGCTGTTTCCACTGGTGGAGCTGATCACGCCGAACCTCGACGAGGGCGGCTGGCTGCTGGGCCAGTCCATCGACGGCCCCACGGCGCTCGAAGCCGCCGCGCGCCAGCTGCTGGCGCTGGGCGCGCCGGCCGTGCTGCTCAAGGGCGGGCATCTGCCCGGCAACTGGGTCGTGGACCAGCTGGTGGAGCGCAGCGGCGCGGGCCAGCGTTTCGAGTCCGAGCGCATTGCCACGCACAACGGCCACGGCACGGGCTGCACCCTGTCATCGGCCATTGCCTGCGAACTCGCGGCTGGCGCGGCGCTGCCCGAAGCCGTGGCGCGCGCGCGCGCCTATATCCTGGGGGCCATTGCCGCTGGCGCCCAGGTGCGCACCGGCAGCGGCCATGGACCGCTCAACCATGGCTACGCGCCGCTGGCGCAAAGGATCGTGCGGAGATAGGCCGCTTACCAGCCCCAGCCCAGGCTCTTTGCGATCCAGCCCTGCTGGCCGTTGTCGCGCCGCACCTGGGCCCAGCTGCCGGATTTCTTCAGCGTGCGCACCACCTCGTGCTGCTCGAGCCTTGCCACGCGCTTGAACTTCGTGCCGGGCCCAGAGCGCAGATTGGCGCTGCGCGCGGTGATCACCATGTGCGGTGTCTTGGCCGTCAACGGCGAGTGCACCCAGCCCAGGCTCGATTCGAAGTCGCGAACCTTGAGCCACTGGCCCTGGCGCTGCGTCACCTGCAATGGATAGCCCCGGCCCAGCTCCCACAGCGTGGCCGAACGGGTGTTGGGTTTCTCGCGCACATTCACCGACTCTCCCCGGATGCTCACGAAGTGGGGGGCGGCACTTGCCAGGGTGGGGGCCAGGGCGCCCAGGGCCAGGCTGGCGGCGGCAAGGAAATGCGGGAAGCGGCGGGGCATGGACAGCACGGAAGAGGCTCCTGTTCAAACGTCGAGATTGAAAAAAAGCCTGTGTGAGTCCAGCCCCGGAAGTGAAGTTCCGGAGCGTGGCGAAAAGAATTGCAAACCCCTTCGGCCTGCGCCGTTGCCGCAGGCCGAAGGCAGTATCCCTCAATGCCCAAGCTGCGGCAAAGGCCTGATCGTGGTGCTATCAGTCACTATTGTTACTTGATTTGCGCTTGCCCTGCCAACATCGCCGCACCCCATTCCAAGTGAGGTCCAAAGCCCGTCAGGCGGGCTCTCGATCCGGTCTGGGATCCTGGATCGGAGGCGCCGTTCCAGGGGCTGCCGGTGGGTCTCCAATGGGCATTTCCTCTGGCTGTTCAGAAGGCAGTGGCGACGGGACGGGTGGATCGTTCGGTTGTGGTCGGTGCATTTCGTTCCTCGATGGCTGATTGAACCATGGAGACGATACAAGCTGTTGAGTGAATTCAACTTGTAAGTGAAACCGGTTGAAACTTACTTCCGGGTTACGCGAGTTGGCGAGCCCGTCTGTTAGAACTGACGCATTGACGACTATTCGTAACCTGTTTGGACGAAATCGGCTTACAGACAAGGAGCTCAAATTGTTTTACGAGTTTGAACGCCGTGCAGTCGCCTTCCTGAAGCGCGTTGAAGGCATGGAGCCCTGTGCTTCCCGCCAGCAGGCCTATGACAGCCTGCTGCGCCACTGGCACGCGGTCGAGTCCAGCTACCACGACGACAAGGCGTATCTCGATGCCTTGCTGAAGAAGAAGATGTCGGAAGACAACGACTGGCACTGCCTTGATGGCGATCCCTGCTACTGGCAGAGCCCCAAGGTACCGCAGCTGCGCATCTACATCCATGACGACGGGGCGATCGTCATCCAGCGCCTGGGCGGCTCGCGCGAGGGCCGCATCCTGTTTGCGTCGACGTCTGCCCAGCCTGCGTTCCATCCACCAAGGCCGGCAGACGCAAAGGAGCCCATCCAGGGCTTCGCCAGCGCCGTCCAATCCGCGGCGACTTCCAAGCCGGAGCAGTCGCTGTCGAAGATGTGAGCGTTCCGGGCCTTGTCTCCCCATGGCCTACGTGGCTGCGGCCTGTGCACCGGCCCCGCGCCTCGGCCCGAGCAGTTAATTTTGAAGCTTTCTTTCATCGCCTCAAGGAGCACTGCCATGGAAAAGAGCGTCAAGGATTGCGTCCACGAAATGATCAGCTATGACGATGCGCGCGTCAGCGCGCCGTATGAACATGAAACCACGGCCTTGCTCGGTCTGGGCCTGCTGATGTGTGCCCTGCGTGCCCCGGGCCGCGGCCGCGCCGTGCTGCATGCCACCCTGGCCGGCATCCTGTTCGCGCGCGCCGCGTCCGGCACCGACGGCCTGCGCAAGTGGGCCAACGTGCCGCGTCCCTGAGGCGCCGGCGCCGCCGCACGGCGGTGCCAGCACACAGAACGAAAAAAGCGGCCGAGGCCGCTTTTTCCATGCCGTGGCGCCCATCCAGGCGCCATCCGGATCACTCCACCTTGGCCTTGGCGCGCAGGCCTTCCTGGAACTGGATCAGCTTCTGCTGCTCCAGCTGCTGGGCCACCTGGGGTTTGACGTCCTCCAGCTTGGGCAGCTCGGCCTGGCGGGTATCGTCCAGGCGAATGACGTGCCAGCCGAACTGGCTCTTGACGGGCGTCTGGGTGTAGCTGCCCTTTTGCAGCTTGACCATGGCTTCGGTGAACTCGGGCACGAAGCTGTTGGCGTTGGCCCAGTCCAGGTCGCCGCCGCGCGCGCCCGATCCCGGGTCCTTGGATTGCTTCTTGGCGATCTCGGCGAAGTTGCCGCCCTGCTTGAGCGAGGCGATGATGGCCTTGGCTTCTTCTTCGGTCTGCACCAGGATGTGGCTGGCGCGGTATTCCTGGCCCTGGTTGGCGGCCACGAACTTGTCGTATTCCGCCTTGATCTCGGCATCGGTCACCGGGTTCTTCTTGCGGAAGTCCTCGAACAGCTCGCGGATCAGCACGGTCTGGCGGGCCAGTTCCATCTGCGACTTGTACTCGGGGGAAGCCTCGAGGCCGCGGCGGCGTGCTTCCTGCATGAAGACTTCGCGCGCAATGACTTCTTCCTTGATCTGGCTTTCGATCTCGGGAGACATGGGACGGCCCGAGCGTTCGATCTGCTGCTTGAGCACTTCCACGCGTTCCTTGGGAACGGGCTTGCCGTTGACGATGGCCAGGTTTTGGGCCGAAGCACCCAGGGCAGTGCCGCCCAGAACGGCAGCCGTCACCAGGCTGGACAAGAACTGTTTATTCATGCGAATTTCCGAAAGAAAGGTAGGGAACCGTGGAGGCTCCACGTTGCCAGGCCCCGAAAGGCAGGCCTGTAGTCAAAGCACTTCAATGGCGATGGCATGAACACCCTGGTCAATGAAGTCTTGCAGCGCATCATACACAAGGCGATGGCGTGCCACGCGCGCGCGCCCGGCAAATTCCGGGGCCGCGATGCGCACCCTGAAATGGGTGCCGAAACCCGTGCCGTTGGCACCCGCATGGCCCGCATGCTGGTGGCTTTCATCGATGACTTGCAGCACCGTGGGCGCCAGGCGCGCGCGCAGTGCAGCCTCCATGGCTTCGGCGCTTATCGCGGGCAGCGCGCTCATGGCAGTTCCTTGGGCGCGGCGGCGGCTTCGGCGCCGTCTTCCTTCAGGTAGCGGCTCAGATACAGCGCCTGCGCCACCACGAACACCAGCATCAGGCCCATGCCGCCAAACAGCTTGAAGTTGACCCAGGTGTCGGTGTTGAAGTGGTAGGCGATCCACAGGTTGAGCGCGCCCATGCCGGCGAAGAACGCAGCCCAGGCCCAGTTGAGCCTGAGCCAGACGGCCTCGGGCAGCTGCAGCTGGGCGCCCATGACCGAGCGCAGCAGGTTCTTCTTGAACAGCAACTGGCCGCCCAGCAGCGCGCCGCCCATGAGCCAGTACAGCACGGTGGGTTTCCACTTGATGAAGGTTTCGCTCTCCGCCAGCAGCGTGGCGCCGCCAAACAGCACGATGACGCCCAGGCTCACCCATTGCATGGGTTCGACCCGGCCGTTGCGCAGGCGCAGATAGGCGATCTGCACCACCGTGGCCGCGATAGCCACGGCCGTGGCCGCATAGATGCCCCAGACCTTGAAGGCCACGAAGAACAGGATGATGGGGAAGAAGTCGATCAGGAGTTTCATGGGGCTCGCGGGCCAAGGGGCAATAGGGCACGGCCGTTGCGGCGGGCGGCGGCCGTGTGGGTCAGGACGTGCTGGGCGAGAAGTCCAGCGACGCCGAGTTCATGCAGTAGCGCAGGCCCGTGGGCTGCGGGCCGTCTTCGAACACATGGCCCAGGTGCGCGCCGCATTGCGCGCAGACGGTTTCGGTGCGCGTCATGCCATGGCTGTGATCGACGATCTCGCGGATGGTTCCGGGAAGGGCCTGCGAAAAACTCGGCCAGCCGCAGCCGGCATCGAACTTGGTGCCGGAGGCAAACAGCTTGGCGCCGCAGCAGATGCAGTGGTAGCTGCCGTCTGCCCAGTGCTGCTCGTACTTGCCGGTGTAGGGGCGCTCGGTGGCCGCGTGGCGCGTGATCTGGTAGGCGCCGGGCTCGGCACCCTTTTCCTGCAGCACGGCGTGCCACTCGGCGTCGGTTTTCTGTGTGGGAAAGCTCATGATGAACAGCTGATGGCGATGGAAGAAGCCCATTCTGGCGCAAATCCGGACCATTGCGCATGTTCCGGATGGGTATCGTAAGGTCGTTGCAGCACCTGCTGCAGCTGGTGCAGCACGCTGAAATCGCCTTCGCTGGCGGCGCGGATCGCCAGTTCGCCCAGGTGGTTGCGCAGCACGAAGCGTGGGTTGGTGCGGCGCATCAGCGCGGCGGCACTGGCGCCATCGGACTGCACCAGGCGCGCGGAGTAGCCGACCAGCCAGCCGTCCCAGCCCTCGCGGTCGAGGAAGAGGTCGCGCACCGGCGTGAAATCGCCCGATTCCACGGCCTCGGTCAGGCGCAGCCAGAACACCGTGTAGTCGACGCGGTTGGCTGCCAGCAGCGCCAGCAGCTGTTCGATCAGCGTGCCGTCGCTGTCGCTGCGCTGCACGTCGTCCTGGGCCTGCGCCAGGCCCAGCTTGGCGCGCATGCGCGTGAGAAAGGCCTGCGCGAACACCGCCTTGTAGGTGGACAGGGCAGCCACTGCCGGCTCTTCCGTCTCGATCAGCGGCATCAGCGCCTGCGCCAGGCAGAACAGGTTCCAGTAGGCGACCTGGGGCTGGCGGTTGAAGGCATAGCGGCCCTGCACGTCGCTGTGGTTGCAGATGTGGCCCGGGTCGAAGGTGTCGAGGAACTGGAACGGGCCGTAGTCGATGGTGAGCCCGAGGATGCTCATGTTGTCGGTGTTCATGACGCCATGGCAAAAGCCCACGGATTGCCACAGGGCCAGCAGTTCGGCGGTGCGCTCGCTCACGGCCTGCAAAAGCGCGGCCGCGGGGTTGGCGGCCTTGCGGCAGGCGGGGTAGTAGCGGTCGATCACGTAATCGGTCAATGCGCGCAGCTCGGGCTGCATGTCGCGCGCGGCGAAATGCTCGAAATGCCCGAAGCGGATGAAGCTGGGCGCCAGGCGCGTGACCACGGCCGCGGTCTCGCGCGTCTCGCGCTGCACCGCCAGCGGCGAGCCGGTGACGGCCAGCGCGCGCGTGGTCGGGATGCCCAGCGCATGCATGGCCTCGCTGCACAGGAACTCGCGGATGCTCGAGCGCAGGACGGCACGGCCGTCGCCGCCGCGCGAATAGGGCGTGCGGCCCGCTCCCTTGAGCTGGATCTCGGTGTTGCCGAAGGTCTCGCCCAGCAGGATGGCGCGCCCGTCGCCAAGCTGGCCGGCCCAGACGCCGAACTGGTGGCCGCTGTAGACCGTGGCCATGGGCTGGCTGCCGGGCAGCAGCTGGTTGCCGCTGAGCGCCTGCAGCGCCTCGTCGCTTTGCAGCCAGTCCGGCGGCAGCGCCAGGGTGTTGGCGGCATCCTGGCTCACGGCCACCCAGTAGGGCGCGGGCACGGGCGTGGGTTGCAGCGCGGTGAAGAATGCCGGGCCCAGCGCGGCAAAGCCGGGTTGCCAGCCCCAGACGGGGCCGCCGGCAGGATCGGGGCGGGTGGGGTCGAGCGGGTTCATGGCGTTGATTGTGACCCACCGCGGGCGACCTGGGCCAATGTCGGGCCATCCGTTACCTTGGTGACAGTCCGCTGACCGCGGCGCGCAATCGCGCGTTAGGATGGATGGATAAAACATCTGGGAACAAGGAGACCATTCATGCTGGGATTGATGCAAAGCCAACCGCTGCTGATTTCGTCGCTGATCGATTTCGCGGCCCGCCACCATGGCGATGCCGAGATCGTCTCGCGCCGCGTGGAGGGCGACGTCCACCGCTATACCTACCGTGAGCTGTCGGCGCGTTCCAAGCAGTTGGCCAACGCCCTGGGCGCGCTGGAGCTGGCGCATGGCGACCGCGTGGCGAGCCTGGCATGGAATGGCTACCGCCACATGGAGATGTATTTCGGCGTCAGCGGCTCGGGCCGCGTGCTGCACACCATCAATCCGCGCCTGCACCCGGATCAGGTGGCCTGGATCGTGGGCCATGCCGAAGACCGCGTGCTGTGCTTCGATCTCAGCTTCCTGCCGCTGGTGCAGGCCATCCATGCCAGGTGCCCGACGGTGCGCAAATGGGTGGCGCTGTGCGACGCCGACCGGCTGCCCGCGGACAGCGGCATTCCCGGCCTGTGCAGCTATGAGGAGTGGATCGGCGCGCATTCGGCCGACTACGACTGGCCGCAGTTCGACGAGAACACCGCTTCGAGCATGTGCTACACCAGCGGCACCACGGGCAACCCCAAGGCCGCGCTCTACAGCCACCGCTCGACCACGCTGCATGCCTATGCGGCCGCGCTGCCCGACGTCATGGGCATCTCGGCGCGCGATGCGGTGCTGCCGGTGGTGCCGATGTTCCACGTCAACGCCTGGGGCGTGCCGTATTCGGCCGCGCTCACGGGCGCAAAGGTGGTGTTTCCCGGCCCGGCGCTCGACGGCAAGTCGCTCTACGAGCTGATCGAGGCCGAGGGCGTGACCTATGCCGCGGGCGTGCCGACGATCTGGCAGATGCTTCTGGGCTACATGCAGCCCCATGGCCTGCGCTTCAGTTCGCTCAAGCGCACGGTGATCGGCGGCTCGGCCTGCCCACCGGCCATGATCACCACCTTCCAAGACTACGGCGTCGAGGTGCTGCATGCCTGGGGCATGACCGAGATGAGCCCGCTGGGCACGCTCTGCACGCTCAAGAACAAGCACCTCGATATGCCCGGGGACGAGAAGATGAAGATCCTGCAGAAGCAGGGCCGGGCGATCTACGGCGTGGACATGAAGATCGTCGGCCATGACGGCCAGGAGCAACCCTGGGACGGCAAGACCTATGGCGACTTGCTGGTGCGCGGGCCATGGATCATCGACAGCTATTACAAGGGCGAGGGCAGCCCGCTGGTCTATGACGAACAGGGCCGCGGCTGGTTTCCCACGGGCGATGTCGCCACCATCGACGCCGACGGTTTCATGCAGATCACCGACCGCAGCAAGGATGTGATCAAGTCCGGCGGCGAATGGATCAGTTCCATCGACATCGAGAACATCGCCATGGCGCACCCGGCCGTGGCGATGGCGGCATGCATCGGCATGCCGCACCCGAAATGGGACGAGCGCCCGATCGTCGCCGTGGCGCTCAAGCCCGGCGCGCAGCTGGGGCGCGAGGAGCTGCTG is a genomic window containing:
- a CDS encoding thiazole synthase; translated protein: MNTTTPISDPLVLYGHSFASRLLLGTSRYPSPAVLEAAVERARPAMLTASLRRQGSNAAETGASFWELLRRLDVPVLPNTAGCLSIQEAVTTAQMAREVFDTPWIKLELIGDDYTLQPDTLNLVEAASILIKDGFLVLPYCTEDLVLCQRLVDVGCQAVMPWAAPIGTGRGPVNPYALQTLRERLPVPMIIDAGLGRPSHACQVMEWGFDGVLLNTAVALSQDPVAMAGAFADATHAGRAAWHAGAMAEQQSAQPSTPVLGTPFWHHDGP
- the thiS gene encoding sulfur carrier protein ThiS, with product MNILLNQKSLPLPEGASLADALALQALRPPYAVAVNTQFVPRAQYAQWLLSEGDRVEVVSPVTGG
- a CDS encoding FAD-dependent oxidoreductase — translated: MGRLLACQLARQGHRIALYDAQGPEAGGAAARVAAAMLAPLAESAVTEPGVVRMGQYALERWPQLIAGLDQPVFFQQNGTLVLWHRQDAGDAQRLCALFEKNRRINPTLPALQNLSGSALHEIEPATTHRFNQGVYLPGEGQLDNRQLLDALRATLTRLNVEMHWNTPREMGDFAPGTAGQPDWVLDCRGLGARGAWRQLRGVRGEVLRVHAPEVRLLRPTRLVHPRYPLYIAPKEDHLFVIGATEIESDDMSAPSVRSTLELLSAAYTVHSGFAEARIVEISTQCRPTLPDNLPAVRRLSERVIEVNGLYRHGFMISPAMLDVVLELLATGDSQLARRFDVAVHTAPAP
- a CDS encoding ethanolamine ammonia-lyase subunit EutB gives rise to the protein MPVYHQTIGVRRHVFDGLAQLLARASPERSGDQLAGVAAHSAEERVAAQMALADVPLAQFLREAIVPYESDEVTRLILDGHDAQAFAPVAHLSVGGFRDWLLSDAVDSATLAALAPGLTPEMAAAVSKLMRHQDLIQVARKCQVTTRFRNTIGLPGRLSTRLQPNHPTDAAAGVAASVVDGLMHGSGDATIGINPATDNVPRVMRLLEMLDAVIQQYGIPTQSCVLTHVTNTLQAMERGAPVDLVFQSIGGTEATNRSFGIDLALLGEAQAAALSLQRGSLFGDGQRGRNVMYFETGQGSALSAHAHHGCDQQTIEARAYAVARRFEPLLVNTVVGFIGPEYLFDGRQIIRAGLEDHFCGKLLGLPMGCDICYTNHAEADQNDMDVLLTLLGVAGCTFVMGIPGSDDVMLNYQSTSFHDALYARRVLGLRPAPEFEAWLERTGIFLPGGAARLAQAGAGPFGHLLP
- the eutC gene encoding ethanolamine ammonia-lyase subunit EutC, with the translated sequence MKEEPAMDAWEQLRRYTPARIALGRSGISLPTAQQLAFQLAHAQARDAVHRALDMDATAAAIEALGMPTLRAHSAAADRASYLQRPDLGRQLDEGSTLALQSAGMCEAPDLCIVVADGLSALAIERHAAPFLAALLARLRQDAPAWRLTPAVLVRQARVAIGDGIGALLGAQLVLVLIGERPGLSSPDSLGLYLTWTPRRGRTDAERNCVSNVRPAGLDYPEAAARTAWLLRAARERGLTGVALKDESAPLPRLEMDRGEDFTLTRPA
- the thiD gene encoding bifunctional hydroxymethylpyrimidine kinase/phosphomethylpyrimidine kinase, which encodes MTNPLPADFAQVPGAAPAPVRVARYLRVLSIAGSDSGGGAGIQADLKTFSALGCYGMTAIAAITAQNTCGVRAIHAVPAEMLKAQIDAVVQDIGVDAVKIGMLATPDTVRVVADAIREYQLPHVVLDPVMVATSGDRLVAAETADALVRELFPLVELITPNLDEGGWLLGQSIDGPTALEAAARQLLALGAPAVLLKGGHLPGNWVVDQLVERSGAGQRFESERIATHNGHGTGCTLSSAIACELAAGAALPEAVARARAYILGAIAAGAQVRTGSGHGPLNHGYAPLAQRIVRR
- a CDS encoding SH3 domain-containing protein, with protein sequence MPRRFPHFLAAASLALGALAPTLASAAPHFVSIRGESVNVREKPNTRSATLWELGRGYPLQVTQRQGQWLKVRDFESSLGWVHSPLTAKTPHMVITARSANLRSGPGTKFKRVARLEQHEVVRTLKKSGSWAQVRRDNGQQGWIAKSLGWGW
- a CDS encoding foldase protein PrsA, with the protein product MNKQFLSSLVTAAVLGGTALGASAQNLAIVNGKPVPKERVEVLKQQIERSGRPMSPEIESQIKEEVIAREVFMQEARRRGLEASPEYKSQMELARQTVLIRELFEDFRKKNPVTDAEIKAEYDKFVAANQGQEYRASHILVQTEEEAKAIIASLKQGGNFAEIAKKQSKDPGSGARGGDLDWANANSFVPEFTEAMVKLQKGSYTQTPVKSQFGWHVIRLDDTRQAELPKLEDVKPQVAQQLEQQKLIQFQEGLRAKAKVE
- a CDS encoding BolA family protein, which encodes MSALPAISAEAMEAALRARLAPTVLQVIDESHQHAGHAGANGTGFGTHFRVRIAAPEFAGRARVARHRLVYDALQDFIDQGVHAIAIEVL
- a CDS encoding septation protein A; this encodes MKLLIDFFPIILFFVAFKVWGIYAATAVAIAATVVQIAYLRLRNGRVEPMQWVSLGVIVLFGGATLLAESETFIKWKPTVLYWLMGGALLGGQLLFKKNLLRSVMGAQLQLPEAVWLRLNWAWAAFFAGMGALNLWIAYHFNTDTWVNFKLFGGMGLMLVFVVAQALYLSRYLKEDGAEAAAAPKELP